AGGTGTCTTCGTCGGTTATTGGATGGCAAACCATGTTGGATACGATTATCTGGACCATATTGGCTCCACTCAGTATGGATGGATGTCTGTGGCTGGCATATGTTTATTTATTCCAATGGTGTGGTTCATTTATAAACACCGTAACACAGTGATTCTATAACTACGATTCCATGAAACGATTACTTACGTCTCTGCTCGATCTGATTTATCCAAATCTTTGTCTGGCTTGTCATAACACCCTGGTTGGGAACGAACAATTCATTTGTTTTTCATGCCTGTCGCGATTATCTTTTACAACATATCATCTGGAGCCGAACAATCCTATTGAAAAACGATTTTGGGGCAAATTTCCTATTCATCGGGCAACATCATTATTCTTTTTTCAGAAAGAGACCACCAGCCAACTTTTAATTCACCAGTTAAAATACAAAGGAGAAAAGGAAATGGGAGAAATGATGGGAAAAATATTAGGAGAAAGATTAAAAACATCTCCTGATTTTGACGTAGACGTGGTGGTTCCTGTTCCGTTACATCCCAGAAAATTACATAAAAGAGGCTATAATCAAAGCGAATGGATTGCCAAAGGAGTTGCGAATACTTTAGAAAAACCCATGGACACGAAACATCTACTCCGCATCATTGAAAATCCGACACAAACCAGAAAAGGAGTTTATGAACGTTGGGAGAATGCAGCAGGTATTTTTGACACAATCGACACGGATTTCTTCACAGGGAAACACATTCTGCTTGTAGATGATGTCATCACAACCGGTGCTACCATCGAAGCATGCGCCATGGCTTTGCAAAAATCCGACAGCATTAAAATCAGTGTGGTGGCACTTGCCTGCGCTTGATGAACTACTCTTTAAGCCGGGCAATGATCGTTTCTCCACCTACCGTTTTTTCTCCGTGGGCAACATAGACTTCTGCATCCAAAGGCAAAAAAATGTCCACGCGAGAGCCAAATTTGATAAATCCAAGATGTTCATTGAGATGACAACTTTTTTGTGGAGAGGCGTAAGTCACAATACGACGGGCTAACACACCTGCAATCTGCCGTACTAAGATTTTTGATTTTAACGGCGTTTGAATTACCACTGAACATCGTTCATTTTCACGACTCGATTTTGGGCGATAAGCTGCAAAATGCTTCCCGTTATGGTGTTTCACATATTTCACAACTCCTGCAATAGGATACCAATTGGCATGAATATTAAATATCGACATAAAAATGGATATTTGAATACGTTTATCCTGAAAATATTCATGTTCTACAGTCGGTTCGATGACAACGACTGTTCCATCAGCAGGTGCAATGACAAGACTGGGATCATCTATGTCACCGGCACGGGAAGGATTCCGAAAGAAATAAGTAAAAAAGAAAAAAGTAAATGCCGACAAGACAATATTTACATCCAGAAATACTTTTGAGAAGCTGAAATAGATGATAATATTGATCAGCACCAATATAAATAATATGGAAGAAAGAATCCAACGCCCTTCTTTGTGAATTTTCATTGTACTTACATATTTTATATGGATTATGAATAGCTCACAATCCGTTTTGGTTAGATAATAAACAGAGATACCGTTCTTCCCTTATTTCAACAGGAATACCAAATAAATAAAAATAACCGGTGTAGCTAGTAACAGGCTGTCAAACCGATCAAGCATACCACCATGCCCGGGAAGAATTTTCCCGGAATCTTTAATTTGCAACGTCCGCTTCATTAACGATTCCACCAGATCTCCTATAGTGCCAACTACAGCGACAATAGATGCATAACCAAGCCACTCAGAAATTGACAAGACAGGAACAAAATGATTAAAAATCAATGCGACACCACAAGCAATCAACCATCCACCTATAGCTCCTTCCCATGATTTTTTTGGCGAAACCCTTTCCAACAGGCGATGTTTCCCTAATGTAATTCCTACTATATAAGCTCCTGAATCATAAGACCATATTAAAACGAAAAACGCCAATAATATGTATGGATCAAACCACACTCTCAATGCATTAAGCAATGTAAACGGAACTACGATATATGCCTGCCCTAAAATAAACAAAGACCAGCTATGCAGAGGGTTTGTATTTTTGTAAAACAATTCACTGCCAATAATCATCACGCTTCCAAGTGTATAAACTCCCAAAGCAACAATGAACCAATGAAACGATATATGAAACGCCTGCGGAGCTACATATAAAGCAATGCCAACAATGCAAGCAGCAGTTGGTGTTGCAAGATTAGTTGCACCATGATTGGCCACGGAATAGAATTCCCACAGCGTCATGACCAGAATTACCAAAAACAAACCTGCAAAAAACAGATAGCCTCCAAAAATTGCTCCAACAATGACAGCAACAAATAATATGCCTGTTATGGCTCTTTTTATAAGATTATTCATTTGCAAAATAAACGAGTAAATCTTACCACCGAGTATTGTCGTCCACAATAATAACCCACAGCGTCTTAGGTCCATGAGCACCTAATACCAACGTTTTCTCAATATCAGCAGTTCTGCTTGGCCCTGTAATCAAAGTGATCATCGACGGTAACCGTTTATTGTAAGTAACTATCATATCGACATATGCATCTTCCAGAAACGGTCTAAGTTGTGATTTATACGCTAAAACAATATGTACCGGGGGAAAAACATTCATCTGCCTGCCAGACGGATGGGCTGATGATACTAAGACGCTCCCGGTGCGTGCAATTAAATAATCGCATCGCGTAATGCCAGCTTGCATCTGATTAAAATCATCCGGATTAGACTGAGTCTCGATACTGTTATGTTGCAATAATGATTGCAACTCGGCATCCCGGCAAAACAGAGAAGAAATAGACTGTTCAGCGAGCATTGTACGAATCGCGTTCATCGCTTTTATCTCCGAACTAACAATAGTACACTTGCCGTCAACTGCTTCAAGCTCATGAGCAAAACATTGATCTAAAGGATTCAAAGGCGTTTTGTAGGGTTCCATTCCCCAATCAGGCTCCGGCGGAAGAATAACAGGCTGATGTCGTTTCGCCTGGCGGATACGGGACAATATAGCTTCCCGTGCATTCTTATTGGCATTCATTCGGTTTCGTCATTCATGGTTTTATTTTCAAGGAAACTATCCTCTTCATTTGATTCTGTCCCGTCGTTATGTGTAGCTTGTTCTTTATTCTCTTGTTCATTAACATCAAGTTCGGACATTAATTCATCAGCCCGTGATGCCCACGGTCGTTTGCCAAAAATGTGCTCTAGGTCTTCGGTAAAAATAACCTCACGTTCAATCAATTGCTGAGCCAATTGATGATGTCCTTCCGTGTGTTCCGTCAGGATTTGTTTTGCCCGTTCAAACTGTTCATTAATGATTCGTTTAGCCTCCGCATCAATCAAATTAGCCGTTTCGTCACTATATGGTTTTGAAAATCCATATTCGTAACTACCTGTTGAATCGTAATAACTGAGATTGGGTAATTTATCACTCATGCCATAATAGGCGACCATAGCATAAGCTTGTTTGGTCACTTGTTCCAGATCGTTTAATGCTCCGGTAGAAGGCGTCCCAAAGAATAATTCTTCAGCAGCACGACCTCCCAAGGTAGCGCACATTTGATCCAGCATGTGCTCCTGAGTAGTAAGTTTTCGCTCCTCCGGCAAATACCATGCAGCTCCTAATGCTTCTCCACGGGGCACGATAGTCACTTTAACCAAAGGATTAGCAAATTGAAGCATCCAGCTTACTGTAGCGTGTCCTGCTTCATGAAAGGCAATCGATTTCTTTTCGGAAAGCGTTGTCAGTTTTGTCTTTCTCTCCAAACCTCCAACAATACGGTCTACTGCATCAATAAAATCCTGCTTTTCAACAGTACGTTTCCCTTTGCGCGCAGCAATCAGGGCAGCTTCGTTACATACATTTGCAATGTCAGCTCCGGAAAATCCTGGGGTTTGACGTGCAAGGAAGTCAATATCTAAACTGGAATCAATTTTAACAGGACGCAAATGCACTCTAAAAATATCTATCCGTTCATGTAAATCAGGAAGTTCAACGTGAATTTGACGATCAAAACGTCCGGCACGAAGTAAAGCTTTGTCTAGAATATCAGCCCGGTTTGTAGCACCTAGAATGATCACTCCGCTGTTGGTTCCAAACCCATCCATTTCAGTAAGCAACTGATTAAGGGTGTTCTCACGTTCATCATTAGCCCCCATATTCGGGTTACGGCCTCTGGCTCTACCGATAGCATCAATTTCGTCGATAAAAATAATACACGGTGATTTTTCTTTTGCCTGACGGAATAAGTCTCTGACACGCGAAGCGCCTACTCCTACGAACATTTCAACAAAATCAGAACCCGACATGGAGAAAAATGGCACATCTGCTTCGCCGGCAACTGCTTTGGCCAATAATGTTTTCCCGGTTCCCGGAGGGCCCACCAATAGAGCACCTTTGGGAATCTTACCTCCTAATTCCGTATAACGCGACGGATTACGCAAAAAGGCCACAATCTCTTCTACTTCCTGTTTTGCGCCATCCAAGCCTGCCACATCTC
The sequence above is drawn from the Microbacter margulisiae genome and encodes:
- a CDS encoding ComF family protein, which encodes MKRLLTSLLDLIYPNLCLACHNTLVGNEQFICFSCLSRLSFTTYHLEPNNPIEKRFWGKFPIHRATSLFFFQKETTSQLLIHQLKYKGEKEMGEMMGKILGERLKTSPDFDVDVVVPVPLHPRKLHKRGYNQSEWIAKGVANTLEKPMDTKHLLRIIENPTQTRKGVYERWENAAGIFDTIDTDFFTGKHILLVDDVITTGATIEACAMALQKSDSIKISVVALACA
- a CDS encoding phosphatidylserine decarboxylase family protein — protein: MIHIKYVSTMKIHKEGRWILSSILFILVLINIIIYFSFSKVFLDVNIVLSAFTFFFFTYFFRNPSRAGDIDDPSLVIAPADGTVVVIEPTVEHEYFQDKRIQISIFMSIFNIHANWYPIAGVVKYVKHHNGKHFAAYRPKSSRENERCSVVIQTPLKSKILVRQIAGVLARRIVTYASPQKSCHLNEHLGFIKFGSRVDIFLPLDAEVYVAHGEKTVGGETIIARLKE
- a CDS encoding phosphatidate cytidylyltransferase: MNNLIKRAITGILFVAVIVGAIFGGYLFFAGLFLVILVMTLWEFYSVANHGATNLATPTAACIVGIALYVAPQAFHISFHWFIVALGVYTLGSVMIIGSELFYKNTNPLHSWSLFILGQAYIVVPFTLLNALRVWFDPYILLAFFVLIWSYDSGAYIVGITLGKHRLLERVSPKKSWEGAIGGWLIACGVALIFNHFVPVLSISEWLGYASIVAVVGTIGDLVESLMKRTLQIKDSGKILPGHGGMLDRFDSLLLATPVIFIYLVFLLK
- a CDS encoding LutC/YkgG family protein; the protein is MNANKNAREAILSRIRQAKRHQPVILPPEPDWGMEPYKTPLNPLDQCFAHELEAVDGKCTIVSSEIKAMNAIRTMLAEQSISSLFCRDAELQSLLQHNSIETQSNPDDFNQMQAGITRCDYLIARTGSVLVSSAHPSGRQMNVFPPVHIVLAYKSQLRPFLEDAYVDMIVTYNKRLPSMITLITGPSRTADIEKTLVLGAHGPKTLWVIIVDDNTRW
- the ftsH gene encoding ATP-dependent zinc metalloprotease FtsH, encoding MEPNNNIGRSPNSPRRQPNRQNLLYIFYALIGIGLIAMTFFSQTSSSKEVPFSDFQTYIANNYISKVTVTSNQNYATAIVKKGSLGIVFGQDSAKYTQNPQITVHFGSSEAIEKFLSQERDNKQFTGAVYYQKENDYFNTFLYSILPIVLMIAFFIFLSRRMSGGGSGGAGGIFSVGKSKAQLFDKSSTDNKVTFRDVAGLDGAKQEVEEIVAFLRNPSRYTELGGKIPKGALLVGPPGTGKTLLAKAVAGEADVPFFSMSGSDFVEMFVGVGASRVRDLFRQAKEKSPCIIFIDEIDAIGRARGRNPNMGANDERENTLNQLLTEMDGFGTNSGVIILGATNRADILDKALLRAGRFDRQIHVELPDLHERIDIFRVHLRPVKIDSSLDIDFLARQTPGFSGADIANVCNEAALIAARKGKRTVEKQDFIDAVDRIVGGLERKTKLTTLSEKKSIAFHEAGHATVSWMLQFANPLVKVTIVPRGEALGAAWYLPEERKLTTQEHMLDQMCATLGGRAAEELFFGTPSTGALNDLEQVTKQAYAMVAYYGMSDKLPNLSYYDSTGSYEYGFSKPYSDETANLIDAEAKRIINEQFERAKQILTEHTEGHHQLAQQLIEREVIFTEDLEHIFGKRPWASRADELMSELDVNEQENKEQATHNDGTESNEEDSFLENKTMNDETE